GGCGTGCTCGACCAGGTCCGTGGTGTCGACGGCCTCCACCTTGTCGGTGACCCAGCCGCGCTGGCCGCGCACCCGGCCGCCGCGTACGTGGAAGATCTGGACGGCCGCCTCCAACTCGTCCTCGGCGACGGCGATCAGGTCGGCGTCGGTGGCGTCGGCGAGCACCACCGCGTTCTTCTCCATGGCGCGGCGCAGCGCCTCGATGTCGTCGCGCAGCCGGGCCGCCTGCTCGTACTCCATGGCCTCGGCGGCGGACTTCATCCCCTGTTCGAGACGGCGCAGGTGCGTGCCGGTGTGGCCGGCCATGAAGTCGCAGAACTCCTCGGCGAGTTCGCGGTGCTCCTGGGGGCTGACCCGGCCCACGCAGGGCGCGGAGCACTTGCCGATGTAGCCGAGCAGGCAGGGGCGGCCGATCTGGGCGGAGCGCTTGAAGACGCCGGCCGAGCAGGTGCGTACGGGGAAGACCCGCAGCAGCAGGTCGACGGTCTCGCGGATGGCCCAGGCGTGGGCGTACGGGCCGAAGTAGCGCACCCCGCGGCGCTTGGGGCCGCGCATCACCTGGACCCGGGGGAACTCCTCGTTCATGGTCACCGCGAGGGAGGGGTAGCTCTTGTCGTCGCGGTACTTGACGTTGAACCGCGGGTCGAACTCCTTGATCCAGGAGTACTCGAGCTGGAGCGCCTCGACCTCGGTGGAGACCACCGTCCACTCCACGGAGGCGGCCGTGGTGACCATGGTGGCGGTCCGCGGGTGCAGGTTGGTGATGTCCTGGAAGTAGGAGGACAGGCGCTGGCGCAGGCTCTTCGCCTTGCCGACGTAGATCACCCGGCGGTGCTGGTCCCGGAACTTGTAGACCCCTGGGGAGTCGGGGATCTCGCCCGGCTTCGGTCGGTAACTGCTGGGGTCTGCCATGCCACCACCCTACTGTCGTACCGTGTGGATACGGTCTGCGACGAGGCCGCTCGGGAGGGCGACTTCAGCTCTCCGGACCAGGTCGCACCGGGCCCGCCCGGACCGTGTTCCGGCGGGCGCCGGAGCACCGCGGTGGGGCGCCGCGGTGAGGGCGCGTGGACCCCGCCGCAGGGCGGGCCCCACTCAGGCCCCGGGACCGGCGGTGAGCTTGCCGCCGCGCTCGGTGACGTCGACCGCGGGCAGCGGCGCGACCGCCGGGCCCTGGACGACCTTCCCGGTCTCGACGTCGAACTGGCTGCCGTGGCAGGGGCAGGAGGCGGTGGTGCCCTGGACGGAGTCCAGGACGCAGCCCTGGTGGGTGCACACGGCGCTGAACGCCTTGAACCGGCCCTGCTGCGGCTGCGACACCAGCACCCGGTCCTCGCGGTAGAGCTTGGCGCTGCCGACGGGGACCGCCGAGGCGGAGCCGAGGTCCACGGGCTTCGTCGGGCCGTCGGCGGTGTCCTTCTTGCCGCCGCAGGCGGCCAGGCCGGCCCCGGTGATCCCGACGGTCCCGGCCAGTGCCGCGCCCCGCAGGACGGTGCGGCGGCCGGCGGGCGTTTCGGTGGACATGTGTGCTCCTGGTACGGGAAGTGACGGTCTTGCCGTGCGTACCCTACGACCCGTCCCCGGAGCGCCGGACGGCGGCGTGCCGCCTGCCGTCCCTCACCCGCCGCCGGCCGGCGTCGCCTGCGCGCGGGGGCGGCTCCGGCCGCGTCCCCGGCCACGTGCCGGACCACGCGGGCACCGAGGCACCCGTCCGCCCCCACCCCGTGCCGGGCCCGCTCCAGTGCGGGGCGGACGCCCGCCCGGGGGCGGCACCGCGTCACGGGCGGCCCTTCCCGGGAGGGCCGCCGCCTCCTCCGGCCGTCCGCGCCCCCGGAGCCGCGCCGCCCCGGCTACGCCTTCGCCGCCCGCTTCCTCGGCGTGGCGGCCTTCTTCCCCGAGGCCTTGCCCGAGGCGCCCGAGGAGGTGCCCGTGCCCGACGCCGACGTGGCGGCGCCCTTGGCCTTGGCGCCCGTCCCGGCCGCCGAGGCGGCGGACTTGGCGGGTGCCTTGGCGCGCGTCCTGCCTGCTGCCCCTGACGCCGAGGCCGTCTTGGCCGCCGCACGCCTGCGGGGTGCGGGCACCGCCGCGTCGCTGACCGCCTCGGGGTCGAGGATGTCGCGCAGGAACTTGCCGGTGTGGCTGGCCGGGATACCCGCGATCTGCTCGGGGGTGCCCTCGGCCACCACCAGGCCGCCTCCGCTGCCGCCCTCGGGGCCCATGTCGACCACCCAGTCGGCGGTCTTGATCACGTCGAGGTTGTGCTCGATCACGATCACCGAGTTGCCCTTGTCGACCAGCCCGGAGAGCACCTTGATCAGCTTGCTGATGTCCTCGAAGTGCAGGCCGGTGGTGGGCTCGTCCAGCACGTAGACCGTCCGGCCGGTGGAGCGCTTCTGGAGCTCGGAGGCGAGCTTGACGCGCTGCGCCTCGCCGCCGGAGAGGGTGGGCGCGGACTGGCCGAGCCGGACGTACCCGAGGCCCACCTCGTGCAGGGTGCGCAGGTGGCGGGCGATGGCGGGCACCGCCTCGAAGAAGTCCAGCGCCTCCTCGATCGGCATGTCCAGCACCTCGGAGATGGACTTGCCCTTGTAGTGGACCTCCAGCGTCTCCCGGTTGTAGCGGGCACCGTGGCAGACCTCGCACGGGACGTACACGTCCGGCAGGAAGTTCATCTCGATCTTGATGGTGCCGTCGCCCGCGCAGTTCTCGCAGCGGCCGCCCTTCACGTTGAAGGAGAACCGGCCGGGCAGGTAGCCGCGGACCTTGGCCTCCATCGTCTCCGCGAAGAGCCTGCGGACGTGGTCGAAGACCCCGGTGTACGTGGCCGGGTTGGACCGCGGGGTGCGTCCGATGGGCGACTGGTCGACGTGCACGACCTTGTCCACCAGGTCGTCGCCGTCGACCCGGGTGTGCCGGCCGGGCACCGTGCGGGCACCGTTGAGCTCGCGCGCCAGGTGCGTGTAGAGGATGTCGTTGACCAGCGTGGACTTGCCGGAGCCGGAGACGCCGGTGACCGCCGTGAGCACGCCCAGTGGGAAGGACACGTCGATGTCCTGGAGGTTGTGCTCGCGGGCGCCGTGCACCGTGAGGTTCCGCTCGGGGTCGACCGGGCGGCGCGCCGGCGGCACCGGGATGGCGCGCCGGCCCGAGAGGTACTGGCCGGTGAGCGACTCGGGGTTCTCCAGCAGCTCCTTGAGCGAGCCGGAGTGGACGACCTTGCCGCCGTGCTCGCCGGCGCCGGGGCCGATGTCGACCACCCAGTCGGCGGTCTTGATGGTGTCCTCGTCGTGCTCGACGACGATCAGGGTGTTGCCGAGGTCGCGCAGCCGTACCAGCGTCTCGATCAGCCGGTGGTTGTCGCGCTGGTGCAGGCCGATGGAGGGCTCGTCCAGCACGTACAGGACGCCGACGAGTCCGGAGCCGATCTGCGTGGCCAGCCGGATGCGCTGGGCCTCGCCGCCGGAGAGGGTGCCGGCGGCGCGGTTGAGGGAGAGGTAGTCCAGGCCGACGTCGACGAGGAAGCGCAGCCGCTCGTTGACCTCCTTGAGGACGCGCTCGGCGATCTTGCGGTCGCGCGCGTTGAGCTTCATCGCGCCCAGGAACTCCGCGCAGTCGCTGATCGACATCGCGGAGACCTCGGCGATCGAGCGGCCCTCCACCGTGACGGCCAGCACCAGCGGCTTCAGCCGGCTGCCGTGGCAGGTCGGACAGGGCACCTCGCGCATGTAGCCCTCGAAGCGCTCCCGGCTGGCGTCGCTCTCCGACTCCTGGTGGCGCCGCTTGACGTAGTTGACCACGCCCTCGAAGTTCGTGGTGTACGAGCGGTCGCGGCCGAAGCGGGTGCGGTAGGAGACGCGGACCTCGGACTTGTGGCCGTACAGCAGGGCCTTCTTGGCACGGGCGGGCAGGCCGGCCCAGGGGATGTCGGTGCGGAAGCCGAGCTCCTTCGACAGGCCCTGGACGAGCTTCTCGAAGTACCCCTTGGACATGCCGCTGCTCCAGGGGGAGATGGCCCCCTCGTCCAGGCTGCGGTCCTCGTCCGGCACCAGCAGTTCGGGGTCGACCTCCATGCGGGAGCCGATGCCGGTGCACTCGGGGCAGGCGCCGAAGGGCGAGTTGAAGGAGAAGGAGCGCGGCTCCAGCTCCTCGAAGGACAGGTCGTCGTACGGGCAGTACAGGTGCTCGGAGAACATCCGCTCGCGCTGCGGGTCGTCCTCCGGGAGGTCCACGAAGTCGAGGATCACCATGCCGCCGGACAGGCCGAGCGCCGTCTCGACGGAGTCGGTGAGGCGGCGCTTGGCGGACCCCTTGACGGTCAGCCGGTCCACCACCACCTCGATGGTGTGCTTCTCCTGCTTCTTCAGCTTCGGCGGGTCGGTGAGCTGGATCGTCGCGCCGTCCACCCGGGCGCGACTGTAGCCCTTGGTCTGGAGGTCGGCGAAGAGGTCGACGAACTCGCCCTTGCGCTCGCGCACCAGCGGCGAGAGCACCTGGAAGCGGCTGCCCTCCTCCAGCTCCAGCACCTTGTCCACCACCGCCTGGGGCGACTGCCGGGCGATGGGGCGCCCGCACTCGGGGCAGTGCGGCTTCCCGATCCGGGCGAAGAGCAGCCGCAGGTAGTCGTAGACCTCGGTGATGGTGCCCACGGTGGAGCGCGGGTTGCGCGAGGTGGACTTCTGGTCGATCGAGACGGCCGGGGACAGCCCCTCGATGAAGTCGACGTCCGGCTTGTCCATCTGGCCGAGGAACTGCCGGGCGTAGGAGGACAGCGACTCGACGTAGCGGCGCTGGCCCTCGGCGAAGATCGTGTCGAAGGCGAGGGAGGACTTCCCCGAGCCGGACAGGCCGGTGAAGACGATGAGGGAGTCCCGGGGCAGGTCGAGCGAGACGTTCCGCAGATTGTGCTCGCGAGCGCCACGGATAGTGAGTCGGTCGGCCACGCCAGTGCGCCTTTCCTTCGGAAAGTGGGGGGACGGGGGAAACGATGGAGCGTCGCACCCCCAGTCAGCGTAAACGGGGTGGCCGCGGCTTTTCTTCCACTTGTCGGTATCGCGCCACACCCGGACCGGCTTCCCGCCCGGCTGCGACCGCGTACACGACCCTATAGCACGTGCATTCGATTAGCGGTCGCGCTCACCCTCATTCACTCGATCGTGTGGCGCACCGTCCGTCTGTGCGAGACGCCGTCCACGGCGGCCGGGTTCCCGCACCGGCCGGTCCCCGCACGGCGCCATCGCTAGGCTGGCGCCATGGCTTACACGGGAGAGGTCGCCGTCGGGGGCACGCCCGACGTGCACGAGCTGGCGGACCTGGTCGTCACGAAGGTCGCGGTCGGGCCGATGGACAACAACGCGTATCTGCTGCGCTGCCGCGCCACCGGCGAACAGTTCCTCGTCGACGCGGCGAACGACGCCGGCACCCTGCTGGAGGTGGTCGGCACCGACGGGCTGGCCGGCGTCGTCACCACCCACCGGCACGGCGACCACTGGCAGGCCCTCGCCGCCGTCGTGAACGCCACCGGCGCGCGCACGTACGCCGGCCGCGAGGACGCCGACGGCATCCCCGTCCCGACGGCCGCGCCGCTCGACGACGGCGACACCGTCCGCTTCGGGCGCGTCGTCCTCACCGCACGCCACCTCGTCGGCCACACCCCCGGCAGCGTAGCCCTCGTCTACGACGACCCGCACGGACACCCGCACCTCTTCACCGGGGACTGCCTCTTCCCCGGCGGCGTGGGCAACACCCACGGCGACCCGGCCGCCTTCGCCTCGCTCCTGGCCGACGTCACCGCGAAGCTCTTCGACGTCCTCCCCGACGAGACATGGGTCTACCCCGGCCACGGCAACGACACCACCCTCGGCGCCGAGCGCCCCCACCTGGCGGAGTGGCGCGAACGCGGCTGGTGACCCGGCGAGCCGTCACCGCGCGGCCGGAGGTCAGGACGTGGGGGCGACGGGCTCGGCCAGCTTCGGGCGCATCCAGGGGTAGGGGTCGGTGATCGGGTCCCGTCGCGAGCGCACGTCGCGAGCGCCCGTCGGTGCGCATGTCGGGTGCGTATGTCGGTGCGTACGTCGAGCAGGGGCCCGGCAGCCGCGTAGTGCCGCCCCGGCCCGAGCCGTGGGCGGCCGGCGGACCGCTGTCCGTCAGTCGCGCGCCCGTCCCGTGCCCGCCAGGCGGGAGGTCAGCGCTCGCCGCGCATGCGCATGCCGACCTCGCCCTGGTCGGTCTCCCACCAGGGGCGGGTCATCTCCGGCACCGGCGGGACCGGGCGGGCCGCGGCGGCGGCCGGCTGCGGGGCGGCGGTCCCGGACTTCTCGGCCGTCCCGGACTCCTCAACGGCCTCGGCGGCCTCGGCAGGCCGCGTGGGGCCGGCGGACCGGGCGGGCGGTGCGGCGGGGACGAGGCGGCCTGGCGCGCGGCCTCGCGGTCCAGGGCGGCGTCCATCACGGCGGTGCGCTCGCGTTCGGCGTGCCACCACTCGGCGAAGACCAGCAGCAGGAACGGCAGCCCGACGAGTTCCGCCAGGGTGACCATGAGACCGCCGCCGAGCATCTGGTCGTGCTGGACCGAGGGCCCCCAGGTGCGCGGGTGGCTGGTGTACCAGTGGCCGGCGACGAGGGTGCCGCTGGTCATGACGACGATGCCGGGCACGGAGTCGAAGAGGCCGTCGAAGAGGACCAGGACCGCGCGCACCGGGTGGCTGCACCAGCGCGGCAGCAGCTCCTGGCGGCTGAGCATCGGCAGCACGAAGAGGCAGCCGGTGAGGACCAGCTGCAGATGCATCAGCTGCCTGACCAGGCCGTTGCCGAGCGAGGTCGTGAAGTAGGGCGTGAAGTAGATGGTCAGCTCGGAGGCGAGCACCAGCACCGAGCTGACCAGCGGGTACGTCAGCGCCCGCGCGGGCGCGGAGGCGAAGGCCCGGCGCAGCCGCCCGTCCGGGGAGGCCAGGCCGAGCGGGTCGCCGAGGGCGAGGCCGAGGGGGACGTAGAGGTCGAGCAGGATGTTCTGGACGGCGGCGGGCCAGAAGAGCACCCGGTTGTAGACGGCCAGCCCCGACATCGTGGCGAACACCAGCGCGCCGAGGCCGAAGAGGTAGAAGACCGCCGTACGCCACACCGGCCAGCGCTCGCCGGCCCGCGTCCTGCGCCACACCCCGTAGCCGTAGACCGCGCCGAGCAGGAGTACGACGGCCAGTACGGGCCCGTCGAGCTGCCAGGTGTGGAGGAACCGGGTCCCGGTGAGTTCGGGGAGCGCCCGGGGGTCCGCCGTGCTCGCCACGTCCGTGCCTTTCGCGTGGATTCCGCTGCCGGAGCCACGCTAGTCCCCCGCCGGGCCGGATCTCGCGCAGGGGGCGCCGCACGGACGGGTGGCGTGGTCCGGCCCGGGCGGCCGCGGCTACTCGCGGGGTCCGCGCGGCGGCTGCCCGACGGGGCGGAGGGTGCGGACGGCGCGGGCCCGGCGTCGGTGCCGGGGCCGGTGCCGTTCGTGGGATCGGACGGCGGCTCGGACGCGGGATCGGACGGGGCCGCTTCCTGGGCGCCGCGGCGGGAGGCGGCCAGGCTGGTGGCCGTCGTCACCGCGAGGACGCCGACGATCACCGCCAGGGAGACGGGCACCGAGATCTCCGGGACGTGCACCCCGTACTCGTGGAGCGCGTGCAGCAGCAGCTTGACGCCGATGAAGCCCAGGATCGCCGACAGCCCGTACGAGAGGTGGACCAGCCGTTTCAGCAGCCCGCCGATGAGGAAGTACAGCTGGCGCAGTCCCATCAGGGCGAAGGCGTTGGCGGTGAAGACGATGTACGGGTCCTGGGTGAGGCCGAAGATGGCCGGGATGGAGTCGAAGGCGAAGAGCACGTCGGTGGTGCCGATGGCGACCAGGACGACGAGCATCGGGGTGACGAGGCGGCGGCCGTCCTCCCGGACGACCAGCCGGGTTCCGTGGTAGCGGCTGGTGGACGGCACGCGCCGCTCGACCGCCCGGAGCATCCGGTTCTCCTCGTACTCCCCCTTCTCGTCGTCCCCTGAGGCGGCCTCGCGCAGCAGCTTCCAGGCGGTCCAGACGAGGAAGCCGCCGAAGACGAAGAAGACCCAGGAGAAGTTGGCGATGACGGTCGCCCCGGCGGCGATGAACACCGTTCGCAGCACCAGCGCGATCAGCACCCCGAACATCAGCACCCGCTGCTGGTACACCGGGGGCACCGCGAACTTCGCCATGATCAGCACGAAGACGAAGAGGTTGTCGACGCTGAGGGACTTCTCGGTGACGTACCCGGCGAAGAACTCCCCCGCGGGCCGGCCGCCGCCGAAGACCAGCAGGCCGACGCCGAAGAGGGCGGCGAGCACCACCCATACGGCCGTCCAGATCCCCGCCTCGCGGATCGACACCTCATGGGGTTCCCGCCGGACCAGGAAGTCGACTCCGATGAGGGCGCCAAGACCGGCGATGGTCAGCGCCCAGAGGGCGAGGGATACGTCCACGGGTCCTCCGGCGATCGGCAGGTCACGGAATGATACCCGGATCACCAAATAGAGGTAAAGCACGCAGGTGGATGACGTGATCCCGTCCGGGAAGAGCACTGCCCGGGACGGCGCGACGGTCGACCCGCCTCAGCGGGGTCCGCTCGCCGTTGGTTGTGTCCCGACGGAGTTCGACCGCCCGGGCCGGCCCGGCAGGCGGCCCTGACCGGTGACGGGGCGGAGACGGGGCGGAGACGGGACCATGGGAGGGCGCCCCTCACCTGGCCGGATGGCCTTGGGCCGGGAGCTCCGGCCGGCGGCGCGGGTAGGACGTGGAACCGGTGCGCCTCGGGCGGCAGGGATCGCCGGGGCCCTGCGGGCCCCGGGCAGCGGGCGCCGGCTCGCGGGCCCGGGCGCGCCGCGGGCGCCGGCTCGTGGGCGCGGGCGGCTCTCCGACGGCGACGGCTGCCGTCCCTCGTGCGGGAGCCCGGGCGCCGCCATTGGGCACCCGGGCTCCCTGACGGGCGTGTCTACAGGGCGGCCCGGATCGCGGGC
This portion of the Actinacidiphila yeochonensis CN732 genome encodes:
- a CDS encoding Rieske (2Fe-2S) protein; amino-acid sequence: MSTETPAGRRTVLRGAALAGTVGITGAGLAACGGKKDTADGPTKPVDLGSASAVPVGSAKLYREDRVLVSQPQQGRFKAFSAVCTHQGCVLDSVQGTTASCPCHGSQFDVETGKVVQGPAVAPLPAVDVTERGGKLTAGPGA
- the uvrA gene encoding excinuclease ABC subunit UvrA; this translates as MADRLTIRGAREHNLRNVSLDLPRDSLIVFTGLSGSGKSSLAFDTIFAEGQRRYVESLSSYARQFLGQMDKPDVDFIEGLSPAVSIDQKSTSRNPRSTVGTITEVYDYLRLLFARIGKPHCPECGRPIARQSPQAVVDKVLELEEGSRFQVLSPLVRERKGEFVDLFADLQTKGYSRARVDGATIQLTDPPKLKKQEKHTIEVVVDRLTVKGSAKRRLTDSVETALGLSGGMVILDFVDLPEDDPQRERMFSEHLYCPYDDLSFEELEPRSFSFNSPFGACPECTGIGSRMEVDPELLVPDEDRSLDEGAISPWSSGMSKGYFEKLVQGLSKELGFRTDIPWAGLPARAKKALLYGHKSEVRVSYRTRFGRDRSYTTNFEGVVNYVKRRHQESESDASRERFEGYMREVPCPTCHGSRLKPLVLAVTVEGRSIAEVSAMSISDCAEFLGAMKLNARDRKIAERVLKEVNERLRFLVDVGLDYLSLNRAAGTLSGGEAQRIRLATQIGSGLVGVLYVLDEPSIGLHQRDNHRLIETLVRLRDLGNTLIVVEHDEDTIKTADWVVDIGPGAGEHGGKVVHSGSLKELLENPESLTGQYLSGRRAIPVPPARRPVDPERNLTVHGAREHNLQDIDVSFPLGVLTAVTGVSGSGKSTLVNDILYTHLARELNGARTVPGRHTRVDGDDLVDKVVHVDQSPIGRTPRSNPATYTGVFDHVRRLFAETMEAKVRGYLPGRFSFNVKGGRCENCAGDGTIKIEMNFLPDVYVPCEVCHGARYNRETLEVHYKGKSISEVLDMPIEEALDFFEAVPAIARHLRTLHEVGLGYVRLGQSAPTLSGGEAQRVKLASELQKRSTGRTVYVLDEPTTGLHFEDISKLIKVLSGLVDKGNSVIVIEHNLDVIKTADWVVDMGPEGGSGGGLVVAEGTPEQIAGIPASHTGKFLRDILDPEAVSDAAVPAPRRRAAAKTASASGAAGRTRAKAPAKSAASAAGTGAKAKGAATSASGTGTSSGASGKASGKKAATPRKRAAKA
- a CDS encoding MBL fold metallo-hydrolase, whose product is MAYTGEVAVGGTPDVHELADLVVTKVAVGPMDNNAYLLRCRATGEQFLVDAANDAGTLLEVVGTDGLAGVVTTHRHGDHWQALAAVVNATGARTYAGREDADGIPVPTAAPLDDGDTVRFGRVVLTARHLVGHTPGSVALVYDDPHGHPHLFTGDCLFPGGVGNTHGDPAAFASLLADVTAKLFDVLPDETWVYPGHGNDTTLGAERPHLAEWRERGW
- a CDS encoding cytochrome c oxidase assembly protein; amino-acid sequence: MASTADPRALPELTGTRFLHTWQLDGPVLAVVLLLGAVYGYGVWRRTRAGERWPVWRTAVFYLFGLGALVFATMSGLAVYNRVLFWPAAVQNILLDLYVPLGLALGDPLGLASPDGRLRRAFASAPARALTYPLVSSVLVLASELTIYFTPYFTTSLGNGLVRQLMHLQLVLTGCLFVLPMLSRQELLPRWCSHPVRAVLVLFDGLFDSVPGIVVMTSGTLVAGHWYTSHPRTWGPSVQHDQMLGGGLMVTLAELVGLPFLLLVFAEWWHAERERTAVMDAALDREAARQAASSPPHRPPGPPAPRGLPRPPRPLRSPGRPRSPGPPPRSRPPPRPARSRRCRR